The genomic stretch GTCAAGAGCCTCCCTGTAAAGCGGAAGGGCTTCACTCTCTTTGCCGGTTTTCTCAAGCACCTCGCCGAGCTCAATGACCACATCGCGCTCCTCCATGACGCTTCCCAGCGAGCGGAAGGTGGCAAGGGCCCTGCGGTAGCAGGCCTCCGCCTCCCTGCTGTTTCCCATGGAGAGGCAGGTTCTCCCCAGGGAGACCTCGGTGAGGGCTTTTTTCTTTATCTCTCCCGATTTCTCCAGGAGGGCGCAGGCCTTGAGGAAGGCCTGCTGCGCTTCCTTGCAGGAGCCCATTGAGAAATAGGTGGAGCCCATCCCGGTGAGGGCGAGGGTTTGAAGCCTTTTGTCCGGTGATCCCCCGGCCCTTTTTGCGGCTTCTTCAAAGTGGTGGAGGGCCTTCTCATTGTTCTTGAGCTCCCGGTGGAGAATCGCCAGGTAGCACTGGATATTCACCTCATTGTCAAGGTGGCCTGTGCTCCTGAATAAGGCGAGGGCCTTTTCAAGGGGCTTTATCGCTTCCCCGGGGCAGCCCTTTTCAATAAGAAGCTGGCCGCTCAAAAAGAGTATAAGGCCCTCGAAAGGCCTGGCCTTGGCCTCTTCAAAGATGGCAAGGGCCCTCTGGTAATTATCTCCGGCCTGCTCGAGCCTCCCGGCGACATGGAAGAAGAAGCCTGTCATGAAGGTTGCGAGACCCTCTTCCATAGGGTCCTTCTTTTCACGGGCATGGAGGATCCATTCCCTGTACCCTTCCAGGATTGACGAGAGGAGCGTCTCGTCAAGAGCGATGCCCTTTATGATTTCCGAAGCCGCGGAGTCCTGGAAAGAGATCAGCTTGTCGGCAGTGCTCAGCTCATCCATGCGGAATGCGGCATTCACGATGGTGTTGATGATCTCATTGTAAGCGATGGCACGGTCAGGCACTTCCTTCAGGGAGCCGATTTCCTTGAAAGCCCTCCGGATGTCCCGGGAGGCCCTCTCGCTGTCAAAGGTGGCAATGGAGATGCCTATGATTCCTGCGAGGTCCTCGATGAGGGCCCTGGTATCCTGCGCCTTTTCGTCGGCTGCCAGGGCCTTTTCATAGTAAGCAAGCGCCCTGTCGTATTGTGAGCGCTGGATCGAGAGCATGGCGAGAGCCCTGAGTATGCCGGCCATGGAGAGTGCATCCGGGGAGGCCTCCGGCTCCTGAGGCGCAAGAGAGAGCGCCTCCTGGTATGAGGCCAGGGCCTTTTCATAATCCCCGGCCCCTTTATGAATATCGCCCATCGCTTTCAGGCATTCCATCATTCCCTGGCGGTACGATCCTGCCCGGTAGCATTTCAATGCCTCCTGGTAGGCCTCAAGGGCCAGGGCGGGGCTGTCTTTCTGGTTCATCAGCACTCTTCCCTCGATTGCAAAAGCCTGCCCCTTCTCGAAATCGTCGGGCGCCTGAAGGGCGGCGCTCCTGAGAGCCTTGAGGAGCACCCGGTATTCTTCCCTGTCCCTTGTAAAGAAAATGAGGTTGAGGGCCTTCTCACAGGCGGTTATCTGCCCCCTTGCATCATGGGCGCCCTGAAAGACCCCGAGTGCCTTTCTGCAGGCGGCGGCGCTCTTGTCCCAGCAGTTCTGCCGCCCGTAAATGCCGGCAATGCCGAGGAGTGCCTCACCCGCGGCACTTTCATTTGAGATGAGCCGGTAAATCTCACATGAGCCTGAGAGCAAGGTGAGAGCCTTTTCAGACTCCGCCTCCCTGACGGCAAGGTCCGCCTCAGCCTCAAGAAGCCTGGCGGCAAGGTAGGGCATCTCCCGTTCCGCCATGAGCTCGCGGGCTTCTTTAAGGTCCTGGCGCGCCTTCACGAATTCCCTTTTTTCCCCGTAAAGAAGGGCCCGCTCCAGAAGGCCCTTGATTCTTCTCAGCATATCCTGTGCCCCGATGGCCCTCTTTATCGCCTCATCGAAATTTTTTCCTGCGAGATCAAGCTCCCCTTTCTCTCTCAGCAGCTCTCCCCTCAGCAGGAAGAAATCGATGTGGCCCTCAGGGGGGAGCTTTTCAGGAAGCCTGCCTTCCAGTGAGGAGAGAAACGCATAGGCTTCCTGCTTCCTGTTTCTCCCCGATGCCGATGCTATCAGGGCAAGCCGGGAGGAGAACTCGCCCCCTGATTCTTTCTGGGCTTTGAACAGGTCCAGGGCTTCAGCGGCCTCCTGGGATGCCTGGAAGAATCTTTTCCCTTCAAGATGGAGCTCCGCCCACCGCAGGTGGCAGAGTGCCTCGCTTTTTCCGTCGCGGTTTTTTCTCGCCTCGGCAAGCCATTCCCGAAGAGCCTTCTCGCACTCTCCGTACCGGCTTTCTTCAAGTGAGGTGGCGGCCTTTTTCGCAGGGGACGGCAGGCTTTCCTTCCCCCGGAGGGAGCGGGCAGGAAAAAGAAGGAGCAGCAAAAGAGCAAGCAGGGCAAAGTGAGGGGCGCGGTGCTCTTTCATGGAGGCGCCTAGCGGGGTTCAGCCAGGGAGCCCATGAACAGAATCGATTTCGTGCTGCCGTCAACGATGGCAAAGAAAAACGGGCGGTCGGCCTTGAAGGTGAATTTCTTGGGAGGCTCCATCATGGCCGTATCACGAATCTCCACGGAAGTGACTGCCGCGGCGACGGTGCCTTCCTCGTTCACCTCGACGAAGCTTTTATGGAGCACGGAGCTTATCGTGAGGAAAGTGTCGCTCATCCTGGAAAACTGCGCCCGGAAGCTGTCAAAGGAAGCCCCCATCCCGAGAGCTTTCAGGGATTTATTGAGCTCTGCCATGAATTCGCACCTGAAGCGGGGGATTTCCACGGTGCCCTCGGCATCCTCGAATTTTTCCATCCAGGACTTCCACGCCGTGCTGCTGAGCTTCCCGTGGAACTCGTCAAGCGAGGAGTTCCTGTCCGGCAGGAAGAGATACATGGCGAGCTTTTTGTCTCCGTAGGGAAGGCGCAGCGCCTGGAACTTGTCGCCGCGGTAATAGAGATATGATCCTGACTGCGCCATGAAGGGGCAGTTCTTTTTCTTTCCGCCTGCCATGGTGAAGGGCTTCTGCGCCGTGAGCTTTTTATCGAATCTCTGTGACCATGCCCCCTTGAAATACACGGCGTTTATAATATAGAGCACGGCGTTGGGGGGCACCTTGTCCACGATGGAGGTGATTTTCCCCTTGGTGTTCTTTTTCACCCACTCGTTGATGAGGGCCGCATCGATACCGACCTTTACCTCTGCGCTGTATGACTCCCTGGCCTTCTTGATAAACTGCGGGCTGAAGGACATTCCCGTGCGCAGCCAGAGAGAGTTGGCTATGGCGATGTCTACTTTGGGATCGGCCTTTTTCAGAGAATTAATGAGGAGCTTGTTGAGGGCGTTTACCTCGTTTTCCGGCATTCCATAGATGGTGAGGACCTTGGCGATGCCGTTCATTGTCTCTCCCTGGGCGCCGTTCCAGGCGATAGCCAGGGCAAGCGCGATGCTCGTGGGAGAGATAAAGACGTTCTTGTGCTTGTTTTCCTTCAGGAGATCGGAGTAAAGGGAGAAGCCGAAGGTGTTATAGCTTGCGGCAATCTTATCCGGCCCGCTCTGGCTTTTAGCGGCCGCCTCTCCCGGCCCTGCCGCGGCCATGGCGGCGAAGGCAATCGAAATGAGCAGGATCAGCAAGAGAGCAATTCTTCCTGTGCGCATGAGCAGTTCTCCTTCCGGTTCCTTTCCGGCTTACTTGTCAAGAAGGGTGAGATGGGGGGCGGGGAGCGTGTCCTTCTTTGCCGGCTTCATGGGGTTCAAAGGTTTTTTCAATGCCTCTCACTTCTTCGCCGTCATGGATATTCCTTCTTCCGGTTCATTCCTGCGGCGGTGTCATTGAAAGGCCGTGAAGCGCTATTCGCCGCCGCCCTTTGAGCGGATGAAAGCGGCAATCTCCTTATGGGAGTGGATAAGGGCGCATTGCAGGGGAGTCTGTCCTTTCTTGTTCCTGGCGTTGATATCGGCCCCCCGGGAGATGAGGAACTCCGCAAGATCGCGGTAGCCTTTAATAGCCACCTCGTGGAGAGGCGTATTGCCATGTTTTGAAGGGGCGTTGACGTCGGTGCCGGCCTGCACCAGCACCCTCACGATGTGGCGGTAGCCCTTTGCAGCCGCGCCCTGGAGTGGAGTCTGCCCGGTTTTTGTCTTTGCATTGACACTGGCGCCCCGGGAGTAAAGAAGCGTCACCATGTCAAGATGGCCTCCTGAAGCGGCGCTGTGGAGAGGGGTAAGACCGGCCTTTGTCTTGGCGTTGACATCAGCGCCCCTGGCGACGAGAAGCTCGGCGATCTTCTGGTGCCCTCCCACGGCAGCGCTGTGGAGCGGCGTCGAGCGCACGTTGGTCTTTGCGTTGATGTCGGCGCCGAAGGAGGTGAGGAATTCCACGACTTGGTAGTGCCCCCAGAAGGAAGCCCAGTGGAGGGGCGTCATGTTGAAGCTGTCTCTCTTGTCGATGTTTTTCTTATCGACTACGGCCAGCTCCTTGATTTTTTCGAGATTGCCGGTAGATGCGTAATCGTGAATCTCTGCCATGGTGCTCCCTGCGGTCCGAGGTTAAGATCTCTATAACTATTCAACAGGTGCCATAGGAATCTCCTCTGTCCCGGTCGCCTCCCATGAGGCATAATTCCCCGTTCTGTCGCTGAAAGGCCGGCACGGGCCTTTCAGCGCATTACGCATGAAAAATGCTCATTGACAAAGGGATGGTGTGAGATTTTTTCAACAGCCGCCTCGAGGCGCTCAAGGGGAGCTTTCTTGAGGGCAAGCATCACATGGGCTCCCTGGCGTCCCGGGAGCTCTTCCTGCATGACCTGCCTTATGGAGAGCCCGCTCTCTCCCAGTATTGTGGCTATCTTTCCAAAAACGCCGGGCTTGTCCTGCACCGTGAGCCTCACGTACCAGTCTGCCTCGAAGGAGGCCTGGTCCTCCCTGTGGCTTCTCGCCTTCACCTTGAAGAACCCCGGGAGGTTCACCATGTAAGCTCTCGATTTCCTGGATACTTCCAGAATGTCCCTCACGATTGATCGCGCCGTGGGAATGGCGCCGGCGCCCTTGCCGATATGAGTGATGGGCTCCTGTCTCCCCTTGAGATAGAGAGCCAGGGCGTTATTCTCTTCTCTCACTGCCGCAAGGGGGTGGTGAGAAGGGACAAGGGCCGGTGACACCACGAGGGTGAGGGCCGATCCTTCACTTTTTGCAAGCACCAGGGGCTTGATGGTGACGCCCCACTCCTGGAACGCCATGCGGTCGGCGGGGATGAGTCCTTCAATACCTTTCCTGTAAATATCCCTGTAATTGACGGGCTCGTTGAAAAGGATAGAGGCAAGGATGGCAAGCTTCTGTGAGGCGTCGGTGCCCGATATGTCAAGGGTGGGATCGGCCTCGGCGAAGCCCTTCTGCTGGGCAATCCCGATGGCCTCATCGAGTGCCATGCCTTCCATGAAGCGGGTAAGGACGTAGTTGCTTGTCCCGTTCACGATCCCTTCGATTCCTTCTATGTCATGGAGGCCTGGAAACTTGAGCAGATCGTCCACAATAGGGATCTCTCCGCAGACACTCGCTTCAAAGCCAAGGTTTCTCCTGGAGCGGTCCGCTGCCTGGAAGATCTCCACGCCGCATTCCGCGAGGAGCGCCTTGTTTGCCGTCACGACATCTTTCCCCTTCGCGAGGGCTTCCAGCACGAATGTCCTTGCCGGCTCGATCCCTCCCATCACCTCGAGCACGATGTCCACGGTGGGATCGTCCAGGATATCGGCGGCATTGCCGGTGAGCTTTATGCCGGTTACGCCCTTTCGCTTCTTTTTCTCGTTTTTCACCAGCGCCAGCGGGAAGTGAAGGTCAAAGACGCCTTTTTCGTGGCTGTAGAGGTCCCTGGCATAATGGAGCACGCCGCCTCCCACGGTCCCGAGCCCCATCATGCCCACGACGACGGAGCGGTCCATGAAAAGCCCTTTGTAGAGAGCCATCAGAATGTCGGGGAGCCCCCTCTTTTTTACGAGGAATTCAAAGGTGGTGTCGGTGAGGAGCTGCGGAGACTTGTGCACTATTGTCATGCCGAATTTTTCGGGATTCTCGGCGGCATGGAGAGTTCTGTGGATCCTCGAGAGGGTCTCGGGGTTTTCCCCAAGGCCGTCGCCGACGATTTTCACCAGGACCTGGTCCCTTGAGAGATGGCTTGTGAACCTGGACTCAAGCCTCGAGAGATCGGGATGGTACCGGTCCAGCACCAGCGAGAGCCGCCCGGAGGTCTCCGATGCCATGAGCGTCGAGACGCCCCCGAGGCTGTTCACCCCGCTGCGGAAAGCCTGGGCCTCCTCTTCGCTGCGCGGATAGAGGGTGAAGAGCTGCGTCCCTTCGAGGCATGTAATGCCGCGGGGCTCACCCAGGTGCCGGTGGACGCTTGATATGACCGTGCCCGGGTGCTCGGGCCTGAAGGTGTTCTTGATGATAAGCCTTATGTGCTTCCCTTTTTTCACCGCCTGGAAAACGGCGTACATGGCTTTTTCAAAGAGGACCCGGGAGCCGAAGGCCGCCATCTGGAAGGCCTCCTCGTAGGAGAGCTCGGGGATGGACTCAGGGTGGCCCATGGCGTTAAACTGCGGGGGAAGAAAGGGCGGGGCGATCCGGTAGATACCGTCCACGTCAGTCCATATCTCCACGTCCTTCTTGAGGGCCGCTCCCAGCACGGCCGCTGTGTAATCGGAGCCGCCGCGCCCGAGGGTGGTCCTCCTCCCGCCTGCGGTGAAGCCGATGTAGCCTGGAAATACTATGTGATCCTTCGCGGCGATTATGCGGGATGCGATCTTTTCAAGGCTCTCCTCGAGGATATCGGCGTTTCCAAAGGCGTCGTTGGTCTGGAAGTGGAATTCCCGCGGATGGGCGGCTATGAAGCGAAGGCCTGACGATGCAAGCAGTGAGGCCATTATTTTCGCCGAGAGTACCTCGCCGAATCCCATGAGGGCGTCATAGGCCTCATCCTTCGAGGCATAGGCTCCCCTCTTCACTTCCTGTACCAGGCCCCTCAGCTCCTGCTCCTCGGCGCCGAGGACTGACGGGGAGAGGTCAAGGTCTTTCAGGATCCTGTGATGGCGGGCCAGGATGGCCTCAAGGAGCTTTGTGCCCTCCTTTTTCTCCAGGAGCTGTGACGTGAGATCCTTGAGGGAGTCGGTGATTTTCAGCTCTCCCGGCGCTGCTCCCAGGGCCGAGACGACCACCACAGGATTCAGCTTCATCGACGAGGAGACTATTGCCGCTACTTTTCTGAAGCATTCGGCGCCTGCAAGGGAGCTTCCCCCGAACTTGATGATCCTCTTGGTATGCATGATGCAGCTCCTTCCATGGGATTCTATAATCAGTCTTGGCGGGTCTATTGAGCCTGGGGGCCTTCCTGCTCAATGATGCGGGCGCCCTCTGCCGTGATGGAGGTGACGCAGGCCCTGCAGGAGATGCCTTTCTTCCTGAACTCCGAGGCCATGGCCTCGGCGACGGCTTCGCTGCTGCCCCTGCAGAAAGCCAGGACCGTGGAGCCGGAGCCTGAGAGGCAGGCGCCGAGGGCGCCGCAGGCCAGGGCAGCATCGACGGCTTCCCTGAATCCCCTGATAAGGGGTGCCCGGTAGGGCTCGTGGATCCTGTCGGTCATCGCGTCACGCAGATAGGCATGCTCTCCCGTGATGAGGGAGTATATGAGGAGAGAGACGCTCTGGAGCGAGGTCACCACATCAGTGAGGGAATATGCCTGAGGGAGGACTTCCCTGGCGGCGCTGGTGCTTATCTTGATATCGGGGATGGCAAGGGCCACCTCCAGAGGCGCCCCCAGCGGGACGGAGAGCGGTACGGAGGAGTCCCCCGATCTCCTTGCGATGACCACGCCGCCGCGAAGGGCCGCAAGGACGTTGTCGGGGTGGCCTTCCATTTCGACGGCAAGCCCTGTGAGGGCTTCCGGGGTGAGTGTCCCCCCTGAGAGTCTCTGCGCGGCAAGAAGCCCTGCGACCACTGCAGAGGCGGAAGAGCCCAGGCCCCTTGAGGCGGGAATGACGTTGTGCTGCCTTATGGCGAGGGGTGGAACCTCCTTGCCGGCCAGGCTCATCCCCCTCGAGAGGGCCCTGTAGAGGAGGTTCTGCTCATCGGCGGGAATTTCTCCGTCTCCCCCTTCGCCTTCCACCGTAATGGTGAGCTTCGTGCCTCCCGGGCAGACAGTACAGGTATTGTACATGGCAAGGGCGATGCCGAGGACATCGAAGCCCGGCCCGATATTTGCCGAAGTGGCGGGAACCCTGACGGTGAAAGGGGAGTCTTTACACATAAGCAGTGATATTCTATGGAAAGCTCACCGAAATCCTTTCTTGCCGATATCTTCCTCCGGGAGCGGGCCCCGGGCCTGTGAGGGGGGCATGGCATCACACCATGTTGCGGCAAGCTGAGGGGCGCTCTCATCTCATTGGACGAGGCTTCCTTACCCCCTCTTCATACATGAGGAATGGCTCACCGTCTGACTGCGAGCCGAAGGCGACGGTGAGGCGGTGGGGAGCTTTCCCCCTTATGGTGAGAGTCCGCAGGCCGTGGAGCAGGTGGAGATGGCAGGCCTCGCAGAGGGTGATGAGGTTCCAGGGGTCATCGGTGCCGCCCTGGGAGCGCCTGATGATATGGTGCACGTGGAGGTGCCTGCGGCAGCGACAACCGGGTGACTGGCAGCGGAATCGGTCGCGCTTCAGGATCCTGTGGTGATGGGCAGCCTTCTGGAATTCGCCCTCGGTGGAGAGGTAGTCCGCCATGAGGGCGGCAAGGAATTGTTCTTCCGGGGGAATCAGGGCATAGGAGGGATGCAAGGTAACCGGCTCTTTACCCTCTGCTCCGACGGCCTCTGCCTGCATGGTGAGGCATAGAAAAGCCCTGGCGGCAGTGTTCCAGAGTTGATAAAGCTCTTCAGGGAGATAAAACCTGATTGCCATGGTGAGTGATGGCCTCCCGGAGGCGCCTTCTCCCTGGAGGATGTCCACAAGGAAGGTCTCTTCGGGATTTTCACCCTCGGGAAGGGTGCAGATCTGCCGGGCCTCCTCCAGGCTCGCACACAGCACGGAATTTTTTTCAACTTTCATGGCGGCCTCAGCGGTGAGCATTTCGTCAACATCGCTGAAATGGTTCCAGGGCTCGTCGAAGCGCCTGTCGCGGCTCTCCAGGGAAGCTTCGTCATCCTCGGAAAGAGGCCACGCTGAGACCGCCGAGGGGCCGCCGTACCAGGACCCGGTCCTGATGCTGTCCCGCACCTCGAAGGGAAGCTCATGATACCGCTCATCACTGAGATAGCGGAAGCCGGGGAGGAGGGTATAGCTCACCGCGGCGAAGCTGTCATACTCGATGATCCGGGCGATGCGCCCCGCCTCTTCCCTGAGGTCCGCCGTAGGGACAGACGCGGCATATTCTATCCAGGCCTCCTCGTTTTTCCCGTTCACCAGGGGGAGGATGAGCCTTGCCTGCTCCCTCGTGATGGTGCGGCTCCTGAAGGCCTTTTCGGTGAGGGAGTGGCGGCGGAATCCATTGGCTACCATGATAAACTGGCGGGCCTGCGCTTTTGAAAGGCCGCACCGTGTCTGTGCATATTCCTCGATTGATTCAAAGCCGAAGCGGGTGAAGAGCTGCCTGGCGTGCATTGCCCGCAGCAGCATTCCAGTGGCGACTTCAAGCCTCTGGCGCATCACGGCGGCCCTGATGAGCCTCCCTGCGACGGCCTTGACGGAACAGCTGCCGGGCTCCCCGCCCCGCCGGGTCTCCTCCAGCCACGAGGGGAAAAAGATATCCCAGGGCATCTCCCACGGTGAGCTCTCTGCCTCAGGAGTGTCATCCCCTGTGCCTTCCGAAAAGGCCTCTCCCTGAGCATCGCCTTTGACGGCCTCCGTTACGGGAATGGAGCCCTTCCCGGCCTCCCTGCCCCTGTAAAATACCGGGAGGCTTCCCTCCTCATCGAGGGGCGCAGGACCATGAGCGCACTTTCCCGAGGCCGTCCAGTTGGCGAGGAGGGCCTCGATGAAGCCTGCAACAGGCCCTTCATAGTGCTCCCTGTCCCGGAACATGGAGAGGGCGAAGTCCCAGGTGAGGGCAAGCGTCGGTGATACGCGGAAATGCATCATCACTCCCTCATTACCCTGCTCATCAGCAGCAGAGCCTGTGCCTTCATCGCGCTCCCTTTCTGCAAGGATCTTCCTTACCTCCCTCTCAAAGCCGCCCACTGAGAGCTTCTGAGCCCTGGCAAGCACTCCGGCCTCGTTCTCTGGTGTGGCCACCCTCGAGAGGTGCCTGAGTGCGCTCTTCGCGATTTTCCCCTGCAGGTACGCCTCTCTGGTGAGGGGAAGGGCCTCGAGAAGCTGGAAATTGTGCATCAGCTCTGATGCCGTGCGGCCCGACATCGAGAGATGCTCCACGGCAAAGGTCGCCATGGAGCGGTAGCCCAAACGATCAACTCCTTTCGTTTTGAGAGTGACAAGAAAGCCGCCCAGAACCAAGTCAAGGGCGAGTCGGCCTCTGACTGCCTGGCAGAGGGTGAAATCCAGCCGTGAGGCCCGGTTATCCCTGTCGATGAGCGGGGGCCCCCAGGCGAGTTCCTCGGTGAGCTTTTCCGCCTCGGTGAGAAGGCCTTCCCCGGTGATCTTCACCATGCGCTTCGCCCTGTCACGGGCCTCGGCGGGAAGCTCATAAGGCTCCGGGAGGAGGAGCATGTCCTCGTAATCATGGCAATACAATGGATCACCGAGGTGAAGAAGCTCTTCTTCATCGGGGAGGAACATATCGGAGATTGAGTGGGTCTCATGTGTATCCATAGTTATATGATATCATATCGATTATGAAATATCAAACAGGCTACCCCTCAAAAACCCATTCACCGCAACGATAAAAGGACGTCGCCAGATGCCTTCCAGATGGCCTGATAGGGTTGAAGAGGTCAAAAATGACCCTGAGGCTATTGAATGGCTGTTATCTGTGCGATGAGCCCCTCATGCGTCCATTCTTCAGCCCTCTGGTCAGCGGGGGAAGGCGATATATCTTTTTTTTATAGGTGCCTCCGAAGGAGCTGCTTCAATTCCCCGGGAACACGCCCCCAGGCTCTCATTCCGGATCTTAGCTCCTGGTGGCGGAATGTAATGCTTTCTCTCCCCGTGACATTGAATTCAGAAAAGGGGAGCCACAGAATTGCGCCCACCAGGAACTATCTGCTATAATCTCCTCATGCGCAGAACTTTCATTCCCCAACGGGAGCCTTTACGAGAGCCCTGCCCACCGGCAGGGGTGCGCCAGGCTGCCTGAGAGTCCTGAAGAGAACACGGGAGAAGTCTCTATGAAAAATTGTGTAAATACCGTAAAATATGCGCTCCCACTCATTGTCCTTGCGATTATCCTCTCCGGTGCCTCTCCCTCGTACCCGGAGGAAAAACTCTGCGACTTCTCCATTGAGAAGGAAAAGATGGTGATGAAGGACGGCACGGGAATCGCGATGACGTACTATCTCCCCAGGGCAGCCGGGCCGGGAGAGCGCTTTCCCGTGGTGTTCGAGCTGCTCCCTTATCGCAAGGACGACATTTTTGCCATGAGAGATTTCTCGCTCTACGCCTATTTCGCCAGGCGCGGTATTGTGATGGCGAAGGCCGATGTGAGGGGGACGGGTTCCTCCGACGGCGCCATCCCGGAAAAAGAGTATTCCGACCAGGAACTCGACGATGCCGTCGAGCTGATTGACAGACTTTCAAAGAAGCCATGGTCAAATGGCAGGGTGGGTATGTGGGGCATCTCATGGAGCGGCTTCAATGCCATCCAGGTTGCGATGCGCAGGCCCCCGGCCCTGAAGGCCATTCTCGCTGCCGATGCCTCCGATGATCTCTATCACGATGACGTGCACTATATCGACGGGATTTTTCATATCGACGAGTACGAGCTTTCCATAGAGAATGACCTGATCCTTCCCCGGTCTCCCCTCTATCCTGTTGACGAAGACTATTTCCGTGACAGGTTCGAGCGGTATCCGTGGTTTCTCACCTACAAAAAGAACCAGACCGACGGCCCTTTCTGGCGGCGGAATTCTCTCCGGTGGCAGTATCAAAAGCTCGCTGTCCCCGCATTTCTCATCG from Candidatus Eremiobacterota bacterium encodes the following:
- a CDS encoding CHAT domain-containing protein, with amino-acid sequence MKEHRAPHFALLALLLLLLFPARSLRGKESLPSPAKKAATSLEESRYGECEKALREWLAEARKNRDGKSEALCHLRWAELHLEGKRFFQASQEAAEALDLFKAQKESGGEFSSRLALIASASGRNRKQEAYAFLSSLEGRLPEKLPPEGHIDFFLLRGELLREKGELDLAGKNFDEAIKRAIGAQDMLRRIKGLLERALLYGEKREFVKARQDLKEARELMAEREMPYLAARLLEAEADLAVREAESEKALTLLSGSCEIYRLISNESAAGEALLGIAGIYGRQNCWDKSAAACRKALGVFQGAHDARGQITACEKALNLIFFTRDREEYRVLLKALRSAALQAPDDFEKGQAFAIEGRVLMNQKDSPALALEAYQEALKCYRAGSYRQGMMECLKAMGDIHKGAGDYEKALASYQEALSLAPQEPEASPDALSMAGILRALAMLSIQRSQYDRALAYYEKALAADEKAQDTRALIEDLAGIIGISIATFDSERASRDIRRAFKEIGSLKEVPDRAIAYNEIINTIVNAAFRMDELSTADKLISFQDSAASEIIKGIALDETLLSSILEGYREWILHAREKKDPMEEGLATFMTGFFFHVAGRLEQAGDNYQRALAIFEEAKARPFEGLILFLSGQLLIEKGCPGEAIKPLEKALALFRSTGHLDNEVNIQCYLAILHRELKNNEKALHHFEEAAKRAGGSPDKRLQTLALTGMGSTYFSMGSCKEAQQAFLKACALLEKSGEIKKKALTEVSLGRTCLSMGNSREAEACYRRALATFRSLGSVMEERDVVIELGEVLEKTGKESEALPLYREALDKVCEIRERLNPGNKPGGAAMMAPTRRLFEKTIALLIKTQHYDEALKYFNLSGSYELFGDFDPSSITTKDEKLLELLKKMDALKKKMSLLQHDMEKNASTERKDYLSGVLASTKSDFFSVINQIKQKNPDYEQFLALQGPELAGLQPAIPDDTLILEYYPAQESLYLFAVTKDSFSIKQSDISRQALYRLVRNYREEIQRRSPGETGSGGLLYRHLLRPVKEEIEKAKNVEIIPGGLLWYVPFEALSDGQGLLEGKNVGYLYSSHIIKLLTERKKDITGASRLLAYGNPSGADLPFAEKEVEHLGSIFSESTILTGEGATVESFLKEAPQAALIHLATHSILRRDRINESSIQFAGAGKILSLGELYGLTLPAASLVVLSSCESALGEENPGKEFASLASAFTIAGAPSVVASLWRVEDSSTALLFGEFYRALARGHSRSESLRLAKESLRKNPETAAPFYWAGFILLGDWR
- a CDS encoding serpin family protein; translation: MRTGRIALLLILLISIAFAAMAAAGPGEAAAKSQSGPDKIAASYNTFGFSLYSDLLKENKHKNVFISPTSIALALAIAWNGAQGETMNGIAKVLTIYGMPENEVNALNKLLINSLKKADPKVDIAIANSLWLRTGMSFSPQFIKKARESYSAEVKVGIDAALINEWVKKNTKGKITSIVDKVPPNAVLYIINAVYFKGAWSQRFDKKLTAQKPFTMAGGKKKNCPFMAQSGSYLYYRGDKFQALRLPYGDKKLAMYLFLPDRNSSLDEFHGKLSSTAWKSWMEKFEDAEGTVEIPRFRCEFMAELNKSLKALGMGASFDSFRAQFSRMSDTFLTISSVLHKSFVEVNEEGTVAAAVTSVEIRDTAMMEPPKKFTFKADRPFFFAIVDGSTKSILFMGSLAEPR
- a CDS encoding ankyrin repeat domain-containing protein, whose translation is MAEIHDYASTGNLEKIKELAVVDKKNIDKRDSFNMTPLHWASFWGHYQVVEFLTSFGADINAKTNVRSTPLHSAAVGGHQKIAELLVARGADVNAKTKAGLTPLHSAASGGHLDMVTLLYSRGASVNAKTKTGQTPLQGAAAKGYRHIVRVLVQAGTDVNAPSKHGNTPLHEVAIKGYRDLAEFLISRGADINARNKKGQTPLQCALIHSHKEIAAFIRSKGGGE
- a CDS encoding homoserine dehydrogenase, which codes for MHTKRIIKFGGSSLAGAECFRKVAAIVSSSMKLNPVVVVSALGAAPGELKITDSLKDLTSQLLEKKEGTKLLEAILARHHRILKDLDLSPSVLGAEEQELRGLVQEVKRGAYASKDEAYDALMGFGEVLSAKIMASLLASSGLRFIAAHPREFHFQTNDAFGNADILEESLEKIASRIIAAKDHIVFPGYIGFTAGGRRTTLGRGGSDYTAAVLGAALKKDVEIWTDVDGIYRIAPPFLPPQFNAMGHPESIPELSYEEAFQMAAFGSRVLFEKAMYAVFQAVKKGKHIRLIIKNTFRPEHPGTVISSVHRHLGEPRGITCLEGTQLFTLYPRSEEEAQAFRSGVNSLGGVSTLMASETSGRLSLVLDRYHPDLSRLESRFTSHLSRDQVLVKIVGDGLGENPETLSRIHRTLHAAENPEKFGMTIVHKSPQLLTDTTFEFLVKKRGLPDILMALYKGLFMDRSVVVGMMGLGTVGGGVLHYARDLYSHEKGVFDLHFPLALVKNEKKKRKGVTGIKLTGNAADILDDPTVDIVLEVMGGIEPARTFVLEALAKGKDVVTANKALLAECGVEIFQAADRSRRNLGFEASVCGEIPIVDDLLKFPGLHDIEGIEGIVNGTSNYVLTRFMEGMALDEAIGIAQQKGFAEADPTLDISGTDASQKLAILASILFNEPVNYRDIYRKGIEGLIPADRMAFQEWGVTIKPLVLAKSEGSALTLVVSPALVPSHHPLAAVREENNALALYLKGRQEPITHIGKGAGAIPTARSIVRDILEVSRKSRAYMVNLPGFFKVKARSHREDQASFEADWYVRLTVQDKPGVFGKIATILGESGLSIRQVMQEELPGRQGAHVMLALKKAPLERLEAAVEKISHHPFVNEHFSCVMR
- the thrB gene encoding homoserine kinase codes for the protein MCKDSPFTVRVPATSANIGPGFDVLGIALAMYNTCTVCPGGTKLTITVEGEGGDGEIPADEQNLLYRALSRGMSLAGKEVPPLAIRQHNVIPASRGLGSSASAVVAGLLAAQRLSGGTLTPEALTGLAVEMEGHPDNVLAALRGGVVIARRSGDSSVPLSVPLGAPLEVALAIPDIKISTSAAREVLPQAYSLTDVVTSLQSVSLLIYSLITGEHAYLRDAMTDRIHEPYRAPLIRGFREAVDAALACGALGACLSGSGSTVLAFCRGSSEAVAEAMASEFRKKGISCRACVTSITAEGARIIEQEGPQAQ